One genomic segment of Candidatus Neomarinimicrobiota bacterium includes these proteins:
- a CDS encoding FkbM family methyltransferase, which translates to MHKAVGPNGRVFAFEPQNELTDYLKKMIKIMGMENTTIEHSAISSAEGFSTLAVPGDSPSPGATLETELFENDVRSSQVPTTTIDSYFGDRLDMEINIIKCDVEGHELEVFKGAAKTLSQFQPHLIFECEQRHRINDSIQDVFGFLHNLGYKGYFFRNGQIHQLEEFNYDQTKDINNPDYVNNFLFSAEKVI; encoded by the coding sequence AAAATGAATTAACGGATTACCTTAAGAAGATGATAAAAATAATGGGAATGGAGAATACTACTATAGAACACTCAGCAATTTCTTCGGCTGAGGGTTTTTCCACGCTTGCAGTACCGGGCGATAGCCCTTCTCCGGGAGCAACTCTTGAAACAGAGTTATTTGAAAATGATGTCCGTTCATCTCAAGTTCCTACGACTACTATTGACAGTTATTTCGGTGACAGACTTGATATGGAGATCAACATTATAAAATGTGATGTGGAAGGTCATGAACTTGAGGTATTTAAAGGCGCTGCCAAAACTTTATCCCAATTCCAGCCACACTTGATTTTTGAATGTGAACAGCGACACCGCATCAATGATTCTATTCAAGACGTATTCGGTTTTTTACATAATCTTGGTTATAAAGGATATTTTTTCCGGAATGGACAGATTCATCAGTTAGAAGAATTTAATTATGATCAAACCAAAGATATTAACAACCCCGACTATGTAAATAATTTTCTCTTCTCAGCAGAAAAAGTAATTTAA